The following are encoded together in the Ovis aries strain OAR_USU_Benz2616 breed Rambouillet chromosome 15, ARS-UI_Ramb_v3.0, whole genome shotgun sequence genome:
- the LOC114118360 gene encoding N-acetylneuraminate lyase-like, with product MASPKKKLQGLVAATITPMTEHGEINFSVIGRYVDYLVEEQGVKNVFVNGTTGEGLSLSISERCQVTEEWVTKGRNKLDQIVIHVGALSLKESQELAQHAAEIGADGIAVIAPFFLKPWNKDVLINFLKEVAAAAPALPFYYYHIPALTGVKIRAEELLDGIQDKIPSFQGLKFSDTDLLDFGQCVDQNRQRQFAFLFGVDEQLLSALVMGATGAVGSTYNYLGKKTKQMLEAFERKDFSSALNHQFCIQRFINFVVKLDFFLGCKLLTVLLTVADGEWKISTDS from the coding sequence ATGGCCTCCCCAAAGAAGAAGCTGCAAGGTCTTGTTGCTGCGACCATCACGCCGATGACTGAGCATGGAGAAATCAACTTTTCAGTCATTGGTCGGTATGTGGACTATCTTGTAGAGGAACAGGGAGTGAAGAATGTCTTTGTGAACGGCACAACGGGAGAAGGCCTGTCCCTGAGCATCTCGGAGCGCTGCCAGGTCACGGAGGAGTGGGTAACAAAGGGGAGGAACAAATTGGATCAGATAGTAATTCATGTGGGAGCCTTGAGCTTGAAGGAGTCACAAGAACTGGCCCAACATGCAGCAGAAATAGGAGCCGATGGCATCGCTGTCATTGCACCTTTCTTTCTCAAGCCATGGAACAAAGATGTCCTAATTAATTTCCTGAAAGAGGTGGCTGCTGCCGCCCCTGCATTGCCATTTTACTACTATCACATTCCTGCCTTGACCGGGGTGAAGATTCGTGCTGAGGAGTTGTTGGATGGGATTCAGGATAAGATCCCCAGCTTCCAAGGGCTGAAATTCAGTGACACAGATCTCTTAGACTTCGGGCAGTGTGTGGATCAGAATCGCCAGCGACagtttgctttcctttttggGGTGGATGAGCAACTGTTAAGTGCTCTGGTGATGGGAGCAACTGGAGCGGTGGGCAGTACCTATAACTACCtaggaaaaaagacaaagcagATGTTGGAGGCTTTTGAACGAAAAGACTTCTCTTCAGCTCTGAACCATCAGTTTTGTATTCAGAGATTTATCAACTTTGTGGTCAAACTAGATTTTTTCCTAGGTTGCAAACTTTTGACTGTGCTTCTAACAGTAGCAGATGGGGAATGGAAAATATCTACAGACTCTTGA